One window from the genome of Crassostrea angulata isolate pt1a10 chromosome 2, ASM2561291v2, whole genome shotgun sequence encodes:
- the LOC128172881 gene encoding C-C chemokine receptor type 9-like — translation MEVFEPINVSDFGNSSPAKHDGNTTSLCTWYLPPFEWLKLVTLFAGVAGNGLTVVAIATDRKLHTKTYATIAAIAMADFVYCTMAVLWSTLLFAYLDYSNYRQYRKCINDFLFLLMNTVVGVLFSASYIASSLSVSLLSIVRFVILSLPLKANTILRKSSLVFIIILIWFLSIALAVCKIIPLQSISRKNINLVDVFFTFIVPLLTIIIFHGMKIFTLKQSAYRKTEVKKMERLVVAIILLFFVCNLPWQVLRLLAQYKVFVPGYLLQTTMGYLLQFNNCVNPVFYAFLSPRIRHSICILFCRFRANQ, via the coding sequence ATGGAAGTTTTTGAACCAATCAATGTATCCGATTTCGGAAACTCGTCTCCTGCAAAGCATGATGGAAATACGACCTCGCTTTGCACATGGTATCTGCCGCCATTTGAATGGCTCAAACTCGTCACGCTTTTCGCCGGGGTGGCCGGGAACGGTCTAACAGTGGTCGCCATAGCAACGGACAGGAAACTCCACACGAAGACCTACGCAACCATTGCCGCCATTGCTATGGCAGACTTTGTGTACTGCACTATGGCTGTCCTATGGAGCACGCTGTTGTTTGCTTACCTTGACTACTCCAACTACCGGCAGTACCGGAAGTGCATCAACGACTTCCTGTTCCTGTTAATGAACACGGTAGTTGGTGTTCTTTTCTCAGCCTCCTACATCGCCTCCAGTCTTTCAGTCTCCCTCCTCTCCATCGTTCGATTCGTCATCCTCTCTCTTCCCCTCAAGGCCAACACTATTCTCCGGAAATCTTCCCTCGTCTTCATAATCATCCTGATCTGGTTCCTCTCCATCGCTCTGGCCGTCTGCAAGATTATCCCTTTACAGTCCATCTCCCGGAAAAACATCAACCTTGTCGACGTCTTCTTCACCTTCATTGTTCCGCTCCTGACAATCATTATCTTCCATGGAATGAAGATCTTCACTTTGAAACAGTCCGCGTATCGAAAGACGGAAGTGAAGAAGATGGAACGCCTCGTCGTCGCCATCATCCTCCTCTTCTTCGTGTGTAACTTGCCGTGGCAGGTTCTACGTCTACTCGCTCAGTACAAAGTCTTTGTCCCCGGGTACCTGCTGCAAACTACGATGGGATACCTCCTTCAGTTCAACAACTGTGTAAATCCAGTGTTCTATGCCTTTCTTTCACCACGAATTCGGCACAGTATTTGCATTCTGTTTTGTCGATTTAGAGCCAATCAGTGA
- the LOC128173103 gene encoding allatostatin-A receptor-like, producing MEVFEPINVSDFGNSSPANHDGNTTSLCTWYLPPFEWLKLVTLFAGVAGNGLTVVAIATDRKLHTKTYATIAAIAVADCVYCTVAVLWSTLLFAYLDYSNYRQYRKCINDFLFLLLNTVVSVLFSASYLASSLSISLLSIVRFVILSLPLKANTILRKSSLVFIIILIWFLSIALAVCKIIPFTFISRKNINLVDLFFTFIIPLLTIIIFHGIKIFTLRQSEYRKTEVKKMERLVVAIILLFFVCNLPWQVLRLLAQYKVFVPGYLLQTTMGYLLQFNNCVNPVFYAFLSPRIRHSICILFCRFRANE from the coding sequence ATGGAAGTTTTTGAACCAATCAATGTATCCGATTTCGGAAACTCATCTCCTGCAAACCATGATGGAAACACGACCTCGCTTTGCACGTGGTATCTGCCGCCATTTGAATGGCTCAAACTCGTCACGCTTTTCGCCGGTGTGGCCGGGAACGGTCTAACAGTGGTCGCCATAGCAACGGACAGGAAACTTCACACGAAGACCTACGCAACCATTGCCGCCATTGCTGTGGCAGACTGTGTGTACTGCACTGTGGCTGTCCTATGGAGCACGCTGTTGTTTGCTTACCTTGACTACTCCAACTACCGGCAGTACCGGAAGTGCATCAACGACTTCCTGTTCCTGTTACTGAACACGGTAGTTAGTGTTCTTTTCTCAGCCTCCTACCTCGCCTCCAGTCTTTCAATCTCTCTCCTCTCCATCGTTCGATTCGTCATCCTCTCTCTTCCCCTCAAGGCCAACACTATTCTCCGGAAATCTTCCCTCGTCTTCATAATTATCCTGATCTGGTTCCTGTCCATCGCTCTGGCCGTCTGCAAGATCATCCCTTTTACGTTCATCTCCCGGAAAAACATCAACCTTGTCGACCTCTTCTTCACCTTCATCATCCCGCTCCTGACAATCATTATCTTCCATGGAATAAAGATCTTCACTTTGAGACAGTCCGAGTACCGAAAGACGGAAGTGAAGAAGATGGAACGCCTCGTGGTCGCTATCATTCTCCTCTTCTTCGTGTGTAACTTACCGTGGCAGGTTCTACGTCTACTCGCTCAGTACAAAGTCTTTGTCCCCGGGTACCTGCTGCAAACTACGATGGGATACCTCCTTCAGTTTAACAACTGTGTAAATCCGGTGTTCTATGCCTTTTTATCACCACGAATTCGGCACAGTATATGCATTCTGTTTTGTCGATTTAGAGCCAATGAGTGA